In Humulus lupulus chromosome 7, drHumLupu1.1, whole genome shotgun sequence, the following are encoded in one genomic region:
- the LOC133791650 gene encoding uncharacterized protein LOC133791650 — MIKVGSILDYKYHAKCKSLRLNHLCFADDLLLFCHGDFISILWMLRGLKLFSGTSGLVPNQSKSALYCSGMAEFEVNRIIVASGFARSQLPFRYLGIPIFSKRISSVECGLIFEKMVHRIRQWSSRNLSYMGRVTIINSVLMSIHSYWAQIMILPKKVMKDIDAICRAFLWRGMSDNVGPRLVAWLNICNNKTGGGLGFKRVVDWNIAAIGKYIWAIASKKDNLRVKWIHNIYLKQMDWWDYKAPLASSWYWRKMVAVKDMFKAKIDKASFAALNFSIKVSHDLLFDSPLKVHWAKYVWERFSVPKHRFVLWLAMMQRLRTRIFIQKYNSSIDPSCLFYGDYNEDVHYLFFQCKYSRQCLLQVKEWLGWKVKTEEYGSLLQWIGKTRRWSRFQKSTLIAVIASLIYHIWRVRNVILWSQKVWSIAHTVQAIQRDIRLRIYPLILSKTKSLDKDWFHEICQSS, encoded by the coding sequence ATGATTAAAGTGGGATCTATCTTAGATTATAAGTATCATGCTAAATGCAAATCTTTGAGATTGAACCATTTATGCTTTGCGGATGACCTATTATTGTTTTGCCATGGAGATTTTATTTCGATTCTATGGATGCTTAGAGGGCTCAAACTATTTTCGGGGACTTCTGGCTTAGTACCAAATCAAAGCAAATCTGCATTATACTGTAGTGGTATGGCAGAGTTTGAGGTTAATAGAATCATAGTAGCTTCAGGGTTTGCTAGGAGCCAGTTACCATTCAGATATCTTGGTATTCCAATATTCTCTAAGAGAATTTCGTCAGTGGAATGTGGccttatttttgaaaaaatggtTCATCGAATTAGGCAATGGAGTTCACGGAATTTATCTTATATGGGCAGAGTAACTATAATCAATTCAGTTCTCATGTCTATACATTCTTATTGGGCCCAAATTATGATATTGCCGAAGAAAGTAATGAAGGACATTGATGCCATTTGTAGAGCATTCCTTTGGAGAGGAATGAGTGACAATGTAGGGCCTAGACTTGTTGCTTGGCTTAATATATGCAATAATAAAACAGGTGGAGGGCTGGGTTTTAAGAGAGTTGTGGATTggaatattgcagctatagggaaATACATATGGGCAATTGCTTCCAAAAAAGATAACCTAAGGGTTAAATGGATACACAACATCTATTTGAAGCAAATGGACTGGTGGGATTACAAAGCTCCCTTGGCtagcagctggtattggaggaaaatggtggctgttaaggatATGTTTAAAGCTAAAATTGATAAGGCATCTTTTGCAGCGTTGAACTTCAGTATCAAAGTAAGTCATGACTTGTTGTTTGATTCTCCTCTCAAAGTACATTGGGCAAAGTATGTTTGGGAGAGGTTTTCTGTACCAAAGCACAGATTTGTCCTCTGGTTAGCCATGATGCAGAGACTGCGCACCAGAATATTCATTCAAAAGTATAACTCATCCATTGATCCATCATGCCTATTCTATGGAGACTATAATGAAGATGTTCATTACCTATTTTTTCAATGCAAATATAGTAGACAATGTCTATTACAGGTGAAAGAATGGCTGGGTTGGAAAGTCAAAACAGAGGAATATGGAAGTCTGCTGCAATGGATTGGGAAAACTAGGAGATGGAGCAGGTTTCAGAAAAGCACTTTGATAGCAGTTATTGCTTCTTTGATTTATCATATTTGGAGAGTGAGAAATGTCATTCTGTGGTCACAAAAGGTTTGGTCCATAGCTCATACAGTCCAAGCAATACAAAGGGATATTAGATTGAGGATATACCCTTTAATTTTAAGCAAAACAAAGTCCTTAGATAAAGATTGGTTTCATGAAATATGTCAAAGTAGTTAA